A window of the Gemmatimonadota bacterium genome harbors these coding sequences:
- a CDS encoding phytanoyl-CoA dioxygenase family protein has translation MDPSCLAYRLTDEERRLFDEQGYFIVENVLPGDMVEALGRIADRIDAERRPNMGGSPNSIKNHFDIIGQDDLLLELLDWPKTFPKVWGILGWHIQLYHSHLIVSPPSPSDQKPKKRRLGWHQDSGRLNIDLETTPRPRVSLKVAFFLSDCTATDRGNFHAIPGSHQCEAIDFPENAELDPEGAVPIRAAAGDAVFFDRRLWHASGINYSDITRKVLFYGYSYRWLRPRDNMTVDHYMDRCDPIRRQLLGAGPSGGHGYTSPLTEDIPLREWIAEHAGREFVVN, from the coding sequence ATGGACCCTTCCTGTCTTGCCTACCGTTTGACGGACGAAGAGCGGCGCCTCTTCGATGAACAGGGTTATTTCATCGTGGAGAACGTCCTGCCGGGTGACATGGTCGAAGCACTGGGCCGGATCGCGGACCGCATCGACGCGGAACGCCGCCCGAACATGGGGGGCAGTCCCAACAGTATCAAGAACCACTTCGACATCATCGGACAGGACGATCTGCTGCTTGAACTGCTCGACTGGCCGAAGACCTTCCCCAAGGTCTGGGGCATTCTCGGGTGGCACATCCAGCTGTATCATTCCCACTTAATCGTTTCGCCGCCGTCGCCTTCGGATCAGAAGCCTAAAAAACGGCGTCTGGGCTGGCACCAGGACAGCGGCAGGCTCAATATCGACCTGGAGACCACGCCCCGACCGCGGGTGTCGCTGAAAGTGGCCTTCTTCCTGAGCGACTGCACGGCGACCGACCGGGGCAACTTCCACGCCATTCCGGGCAGCCACCAATGCGAGGCGATCGACTTTCCCGAAAACGCCGAGCTGGATCCCGAAGGCGCCGTTCCGATCCGTGCCGCGGCCGGCGACGCCGTGTTTTTCGATCGACGCCTCTGGCACGCCTCGGGGATCAACTACTCCGATATCACACGCAAGGTGTTGTTCTACGGATACAGTTACCGCTGGCTGCGTCCCCGGGACAACATGACGGTGGATCACTACATGGACCGCTGCGACCCCATACGCAGGCAGCTCCTGGGCGCCGGGCCATCGGGCGGTCATGGCTATACCTCGCCCCTGACCGAAGACATCCCACTGCGCGAATGGATCGCTGAACATGCGGGCCGGGAATTCGTGGTAAACTGA
- a CDS encoding methylaspartate mutase: MSLPSEINVILATDCGSTTTKAILIERRDGAYRLVVRGEAPTTVEAPFEDVTRGVLNAVREVEEQSGREILDGERIVSPAEGNRGVDVYVSTSSAGGGLQMMVAGVVKSMTAESAERAALGAGAIVMETLASNDGRRPHERIERIRQLRPDMILLSGGVDGGTKSHVVEMAELIAAADPRPRLGSGYDLPVIYAGNADAREDIARILAERTELSQVDNLRPVLEAENLGPAREQIHTLFMEHVMAQAPGYGDLMAWTHVPIMPTPGAVGRMVRVVAERNGIDVLGVDIGGATTDVFSVFGGAFNRTVSANLGMSYSISNVLTEAGLEAIARWLPFEMTDADLKDRMGNKMIRPTSIPQTMEELIIEQAVAREALRLAFEQHRNFAVELKGVQQLRTISDTFEQQTGGRTLVDLMNLDLIIGSGGVLSHAPGRSQAALMMVDAFQPEGITNLAVDSIFMMPHLGVLSTVHETAALEVFDRDCLVHLGPCVAPVGTGSSGTPCATVRARSDDVEWTHEAAVGELAAIPAGEEEVALEVAPARGFDAGAGRGVTVSRTVRNGPLGVIIDTRGRPLQQPEDAAERVETLQRDYRALDLYPESG; this comes from the coding sequence ATGTCCCTACCATCGGAAATCAACGTCATCCTGGCCACGGACTGCGGCAGCACGACCACCAAGGCCATCCTCATCGAGCGGCGTGACGGCGCTTACCGTCTCGTCGTTCGCGGCGAGGCGCCGACGACCGTGGAAGCGCCCTTCGAGGACGTCACGCGGGGCGTCCTCAACGCGGTGCGCGAGGTGGAGGAGCAGTCCGGCCGCGAGATCCTCGACGGAGAACGGATCGTGTCGCCGGCGGAAGGCAACCGTGGGGTGGACGTCTACGTCTCGACGAGCAGCGCGGGCGGCGGGCTCCAGATGATGGTGGCCGGCGTGGTCAAGAGCATGACCGCCGAGAGTGCCGAACGGGCGGCCCTGGGCGCGGGCGCCATCGTCATGGAAACCCTGGCGTCCAACGACGGGCGTCGGCCCCACGAGCGCATCGAACGCATACGTCAGCTCCGTCCGGACATGATCCTGCTGTCCGGCGGCGTGGACGGCGGCACGAAGTCCCACGTGGTCGAGATGGCCGAACTGATCGCCGCGGCGGACCCGAGACCCCGGCTGGGCAGCGGCTACGATCTGCCGGTGATTTACGCCGGGAACGCTGACGCCCGCGAAGACATTGCCCGGATCCTGGCCGAACGGACGGAACTCAGCCAGGTGGACAACCTGCGGCCCGTGCTCGAAGCGGAGAACCTGGGCCCCGCCCGGGAACAGATCCACACCCTGTTCATGGAACACGTGATGGCCCAGGCGCCCGGGTACGGCGACCTTATGGCGTGGACCCACGTGCCGATCATGCCCACGCCCGGCGCCGTGGGACGGATGGTGCGGGTCGTCGCGGAACGAAACGGAATCGACGTGCTGGGCGTTGATATCGGCGGTGCGACCACCGACGTGTTTTCGGTCTTCGGCGGCGCGTTCAACCGGACCGTCAGCGCCAATCTCGGCATGAGCTACAGCATTTCCAACGTGTTGACGGAGGCGGGACTGGAGGCCATAGCGCGGTGGCTGCCCTTTGAAATGACCGACGCCGACCTGAAGGACCGCATGGGCAACAAGATGATTCGGCCCACCAGCATTCCCCAGACCATGGAGGAGCTGATCATCGAGCAGGCCGTGGCCCGGGAGGCCCTGCGGCTGGCCTTCGAGCAGCACAGGAACTTCGCCGTCGAGTTGAAGGGCGTGCAACAGCTCCGAACGATATCGGACACCTTCGAACAGCAGACGGGCGGCCGGACCCTGGTCGACCTGATGAACCTGGACCTGATCATCGGCAGCGGGGGCGTGCTCTCCCACGCGCCGGGCCGGTCGCAGGCCGCGCTGATGATGGTGGACGCCTTCCAGCCCGAGGGCATCACGAACCTGGCGGTGGACAGCATCTTCATGATGCCCCACCTGGGCGTGCTGTCGACCGTGCATGAAACCGCGGCGCTGGAGGTATTCGACCGGGATTGCCTCGTTCACCTTGGGCCGTGCGTGGCGCCCGTGGGCACCGGATCGTCCGGCACCCCATGCGCGACCGTCAGGGCGAGGTCGGACGACGTGGAATGGACGCACGAGGCGGCCGTGGGCGAACTGGCCGCGATTCCGGCCGGGGAGGAGGAGGTCGCCCTGGAGGTCGCGCCCGCCCGCGGGTTCGACGCCGGCGCCGGACGGGGTGTGACCGTCTCCCGTACCGTGCGGAACGGCCCCCTGGGCGTGATTATCGACACCCGAGGCAGGCCGCTTCAACAGCCGGAGGACGCGGCCGAACGGGTAGAAACGCTGCAGAGGGATTACCGCGCACTCGACCTCTATCCGGAGTCCGGCTGA
- a CDS encoding NTP transferase domain-containing protein, whose product MKAIIPVAGSGSRLRPLTLETPKAMVPVAGKPVLEYLLDQVTGMGIRDVVLVISPSGDAIRRFVDRRDDLEARYVVQREPLGIGHAVHLCADLVDDDPLLVLLGDVIYLSDFAFLAGEPSGNAIGVKRVAGYLSRYGLVEIEDGRITRLVEKPDHPVSNLAIAGIYGFSSPRPLMEGLETLVRSGRRTRNEYQLTDALQWMVEQGEHLVPFEVDDLYDCGTPDRLLEANRRLLDLNGGRCDIPGSVIIPPVDIASDARVHRSVIGPHVAISSRASVARTVIRDAIIESHARIENCDLRGSIVAPHAVLADTVRRVPVGPGNPASPDSPDGPAGAQCEVFV is encoded by the coding sequence ATGAAAGCCATCATTCCCGTCGCTGGCAGCGGCAGCCGATTGCGCCCCCTCACGCTTGAAACTCCCAAGGCCATGGTCCCCGTCGCCGGCAAGCCGGTGCTGGAATACCTGCTCGACCAGGTAACCGGCATGGGCATCCGCGACGTCGTGCTGGTGATCTCGCCTTCGGGTGACGCCATCCGCCGGTTCGTCGACCGGCGGGACGACCTCGAAGCCCGGTACGTCGTGCAACGCGAGCCGCTCGGGATCGGACACGCCGTGCACCTGTGTGCGGACCTCGTGGATGACGATCCGCTCCTGGTCCTGCTGGGGGATGTCATCTACCTTTCCGATTTCGCTTTCCTGGCCGGGGAGCCGTCCGGCAACGCCATCGGCGTCAAGCGGGTCGCCGGTTACCTGAGCCGGTACGGACTGGTTGAAATCGAGGACGGGCGGATTACCCGGCTGGTGGAGAAACCCGACCATCCCGTATCGAATCTCGCGATCGCCGGAATCTACGGTTTCTCCAGTCCGCGGCCGCTCATGGAAGGACTGGAAACACTTGTGCGGTCCGGACGAAGGACCCGGAACGAGTATCAGCTGACGGACGCCCTGCAGTGGATGGTGGAACAGGGCGAACACCTGGTCCCCTTTGAAGTCGACGACTTGTACGACTGCGGCACACCGGACCGTCTGCTGGAGGCCAACAGGCGGCTGCTCGATCTGAACGGGGGGCGTTGTGACATACCCGGCAGCGTAATCATTCCGCCGGTAGACATCGCGTCCGACGCCCGTGTCCACCGGTCGGTCATCGGTCCTCACGTCGCCATTTCGTCCCGGGCTTCCGTCGCGCGCACCGTCATCCGCGACGCCATCATCGAAAGCCACGCCCGTATCGAGAACTGCGACCTCAGAGGGTCCATCGTTGCCCCCCATGCCGTCCTGGCCGATACGGTAAGGCGTGTTCCGGTCGGCCCGGGTAACCCGGCCAGCCCTGACAGCCCCGACGGCCCGGCCGGCGCGCAATGCGAAGTATTCGTCTGA